DNA from Eucalyptus grandis isolate ANBG69807.140 chromosome 5, ASM1654582v1, whole genome shotgun sequence:
GCCTCAACTTTTACAGCCACAGCCTAAAGCCTCAAGGCAACACATAAACCAAGAACCTCACCCCCACTCGCCAGTCTAAAGGCATGGCAGAGAGCCCAGTGAATCACCTACTCACAAAGCTTGCACAATTCTTTGAGAACGAGGTGCGGCAACTGACGGGCGGTCAAGAAGAAGCCCTCTCAGTGAGAGGAGAATTGGAGCGTGTCCGGGCCTTCCTTAGGGTCGCAGATTCCCTCGAGGAAAGCGATGATGAAGTCAGAGTGTGGGTGAAGCAGTTGAGAAACACAGCCTACGAAATGGAGGACGCGCTTGACGAGTTCTCGCTGATCCTGAGACACGATCATGGAGTCGGGTTCACTGGCCTTATCAGCAGGATGTCCTGCTGCATCAAGAACCTGAAGGCTCAATACCGCGTCACATCTGAGATAAAGCGCATCCACTCCAGAGTAAAGGGCATATGTGATGGGCACCGGAGGCTGCGCCACAAATTCAGCAGGGCTCAACATGATCCGAGCTTGACTGGGGCAGATAACACGTGGCACGACCACCGAGGCAATGCCCTCCTACTGGATAAAACTGACCTAGTGGGCATTGAGCAGCCGAAGAATGAGCTGGTCGAGCGTTTACTTGATGAGGCTCTCGGGCGGGAGGTCATCTCTGTCGTGGGAATGGGAGGGTTGGGCAAAACCACTCTGGTGAAGCAAGTCTATGAAGAGCCTGATGTGAAGAAGCATTTCACGGTGTATGCTTGGATCACTCTCTCTCGGTCCTCAAAGATCGAAGAACTCCTCAAAGACATGCTCGATCAGATCATGAGGGTGATCAGGAAACCGGTCCCTCCAGGAGCCAACACTATGAATAGCCATTGGCTGAAGATGATCATCAAGGACCTGCTTCAGAGAAGGAGGTACCTGATTGTCCTTGATGATGCATGGCACATACATGAATGGGATGCGGTCAAGCATGCCTTGCCCAACAACAGTCACGGAAGCCGGGTGGTCATCACAACCCGGAATGCCGATCTGGCATCTACCTCCTGCAAGGAGTTTAACGGGCTGGTAAAAAATATGGAGCCACTCGATCCTGAGCAGTCGTGGAAGCTTTTCTGTCGGAAGACGTTTCAGGGGAATTCATGTCCTTCCCACCTGGAGGAAATATGTAAGTACATTTTGAGAAAGTGTGAAGGGCTACCACTCGCAATTGTAGCCATCAGTGGTGTTCTGGCTGCAAAAGACAAACGGAGGATCGACGAATGGGATGTGGTACGGCGCAGCCTTCGTGCTGAGATCGATGGCAACGACAGGCTAAAGAACTTGAGGAGGGTTCTTTCCCTCAGCTTCAGCGATTTGCCGCACTACCTGAAGTCCTGTTTCTTGCACTTGAGTGTATTTCCCGAGGGTCACCAAATTGAGCGCAGGAGACTGATCCGGCTTTGGGTAGCAGAAGGGTTTGTTGAGAGAAAAGAAGGCAAGACCCTTGAAGAAGTCGCAGAGGACTACTTCAGCGAGCTCCTGAACAGAAGCCTGATGCAAGTGGCTGACATGACAACCGACGGGAGGGTCGTATTGTGCCGCATCCATGATTTCCAGAGGGAAATAATAACTTCAAAATCAAGAGATCAAAGCTTTGCAACGATTGCCAAAGAGCAGACTGACACGTGGCCAGATAAAGTTCGCCGCCTTTCATTGCACAACAGCCTGCAATCCGCACAGCAAAACAGGTCACTTTCTCATCTGCGTTCTCTGTACATGTTTGGGGTGGACAGGGCATTCATAGACATTGTCCTAGGATGTGACATTAAACTGCTAAATGTCTTAGACTTGCAAGCCACACCTTTGTCAAGGTTCCCAGTTCAAGTTGTTGACTGGTATTACCTAAGATATTTAAGCTTCAGGCATACTGAGGTTAAAACAATTCCTACTTTGATAGGGCGGCTTCAGAACCTAGAGACACTAGATCTTAAGTACACAAACGTAACTCGATTGCCTGTTGAAATCTTGAAGCTGCAAAAACTCCGGCATCTCTTGGTGTATCGGTATGAGAACATATCCTATTTGTGCTACAAGTATGGCTTCAAGGCACTCCTGGAGATCGGGGCCCTGCAGTCCCTTCAAAAGTTGTGCTACATTGAGGCGGACAACGAGGGGAATGACATCATCATGAGAGAGCTCGGGAAGCTGACGCAGCTAAGCAGGTTGGGCATCCTGAAGTTGAGGAAAGAGGACGGAAGGGCTTTATGTTCATCGATCATGAAATTAACCAACCTCCGTGCAATATCTGTGGCTTCAATCGAGGAGGACGAGATATTGGATCTGCAACATCTTACCTCTCCGCCTCAACTACTGCAGAGGATCTACTTGAAGGGGCGTCTTGAGATGCTACCAAACTGGTTAGCCACTCTTCACAGTCTTGTCAAGCTGCATTTACGGTGGAGTCGGCTGAAGGATGACCCCCTCATATCACTCCAAAGTCTGCCCAATCTCGTGCATCTCGAGCTGCTCCAGGTCTATGAAGGAAAGACCTTATGCTTCAAAGCCAAAGGTTTTAAGAAGTTGAGAATTCTGGGTCTCGACAATTTTGACGAACTCAGATCCGTGGAAGTGGAGGAAGGAGCAATGCCCAGCCTGGAAAAGTTGATCATTCAGCGCTGCAAGCTACTGGAGAAGCTGCCGTCAGGCATTGAGTATCTGACCAAGCTCAAAGTACTTGAGTTCTTCGACATGCCTGATGAGCTGGTCAAGAAGTTTGTGCGTGACGAGCAGGACAAGGATTATCAGAAGGTTGCACACATTCCTGAAGTTTACTATGGATATTGGAGAGATGGAGGCTGGGATGTCCAATCAATAGAGAGATCGTCCGATGGCGACACCTCTCCTCGCCAGGGCTCTGGCATGAGGAGCAATCAGTTCCCTCCATGCTGGAAGTAATGTATTGACTCTTTTTTCATGATGTGAGAATTTTATGTGCATAATGTTTGCAATGTACATACAAGGGAGAGTATGACCGTAAGTATAGCAAATGTTGACAATATCAGGCACATGTAAAATAATGTAAATACTAAGTTAATGTAATTTTCTACGCCTGTAAATGACATGAATGAAGCAGCTAGTTCACTGTTTTCTCCTCGTGAAATGTACTTTCCCCTTTGGCATCATGGATGTTGGTCAATGTACAATAATAAGAGGCTCGTATCTAGGCCAACGAAAGATGAACAACCTATTGTAGACAACTAAACTGAAGTACATTTTTCAACACAACAGATTGCTTAGAGGGGAAGAACAAACAACCTTTTCAAAAGCCATTTGCAGTGGGAAGATCCAGAACTACTGTTAATGAGAAAGGCTCAAAGTACTTATATTTGTTGCCACTTTAATAGACAGATTGGAACCCTGGCACAATTCTTCTACTTGTTCATTATGTATCAGTGTCAAACACAATCTCACTAACGGATAGAGGAAACATCAGAAGTAATAGCATTCTAACACCAGCCTAAACTGAATACTATCCACTGCTTGCTCCGGTTCTCTTGTTATCCTACTATCATCTCCATATCAATTTGGCCTGCACGTGTTCAGCAAACGATCCACCTAGTATTTTGACAGATGAGGTTGTAAACCAGCAACCTTGTTTTACTAATCCGTGTGCATTCCCTAACAGATCGCTTTTCTGAGTGCATATTGCTAGCaaggttcctcattttgataGTTGTGACTCAGTAGGGGATCTCCAGCAATCAAAAACTTTAGCATTCTTTTGTAAGTCGCCCTGCAACAGATACCTGCCGATCACTCCATCTTGCTAATCATACCATTAAATTGATCATTAGCCACATAGGCGAGGAAGTTGAATTCTCGGAATTAACAGGATAAGATGAATGTGCCAGATGGTAAGCTTACTGGCTTATGGCATGTCGTCTGACAGGCATAGGGAAATTGCTGCCTCTGTCATAATGAAAATACAATTTACAACTCCTGGTTATGTCATACCCTGTGTTATGCAGGAACAGAAGTATCTGCTTGTTTACTCAACGTCATATATCTGGTCATGCAAAACCCTCCAAACTAGCCGGAGCTAGCCAAGCCTCCTTCATATGCTTCCCTCTACAATGCTGTAAAAGGCTCTGCTAGAGCCAAGTGACGTCTGTGCTCGTACTCCCTAGTCCTAGAACACCCAGGACATACACCAATTCTGCAATTTCCTGAGCCAACGCACCTATATACATCAGGTTTGAGGACCACAAAATAATAAGATTGGCCGAATTACATTATGCACCCCAAGGTTATGGTATTGTGCCAAGTGGCCGTTGATATTTCAGTTTCCGCAAAGCCATCTCCACCTGCTCCGCTCCCGACGTTGGAAAGTTCTTTGCAATTTACTCCCGGAAATTGACTCGGGGCCATATTCTATTCCGATTTCTAGAAACATATCCCAACACTATCCACAACGCCCCTGGACTGCGTCCATGGCCACTCTTTagtttgagagagagacagagagagagagaaagagagacgcCCCTGGATTTTCGGCTGCGTCCATGGCCGAGGGAAGTTGCCGACGTCGCTGTCTTAAGTTTAATTATTggattggaaaaaagaaaaatcaaacatttttttttttttttggtaaaaggtaagaagaaaaaatccaaaCATTGAGATTGAACAATCGAAGAAAGTACAAAAATAGAtgttttaatactttttttttttttgggttatttGGCTTTCGCTAATGGCCCCACctttatatttaaacaattttATAAAGGTAATGTTCACAACTTGTGTAATCAAACATTGAGATTGAACAAGTTTTTCGAAGAAATCTTACAATGCGAAAATAGATGATCCTTTTTAATCCAGatgattccctttttttttttttggttatttggCTTTCGCTA
Protein-coding regions in this window:
- the LOC104444265 gene encoding disease resistance protein RPM1 gives rise to the protein MAESPVNHLLTKLAQFFENEVRQLTGGQEEALSVRGELERVRAFLRVADSLEESDDEVRVWVKQLRNTAYEMEDALDEFSLILRHDHGVGFTGLISRMSCCIKNLKAQYRVTSEIKRIHSRVKGICDGHRRLRHKFSRAQHDPSLTGADNTWHDHRGNALLLDKTDLVGIEQPKNELVERLLDEALGREVISVVGMGGLGKTTLVKQVYEEPDVKKHFTVYAWITLSRSSKIEELLKDMLDQIMRVIRKPVPPGANTMNSHWLKMIIKDLLQRRRYLIVLDDAWHIHEWDAVKHALPNNSHGSRVVITTRNADLASTSCKEFNGLVKNMEPLDPEQSWKLFCRKTFQGNSCPSHLEEICKYILRKCEGLPLAIVAISGVLAAKDKRRIDEWDVVRRSLRAEIDGNDRLKNLRRVLSLSFSDLPHYLKSCFLHLSVFPEGHQIERRRLIRLWVAEGFVERKEGKTLEEVAEDYFSELLNRSLMQVADMTTDGRVVLCRIHDFQREIITSKSRDQSFATIAKEQTDTWPDKVRRLSLHNSLQSAQQNRSLSHLRSLYMFGVDRAFIDIVLGCDIKLLNVLDLQATPLSRFPVQVVDWYYLRYLSFRHTEVKTIPTLIGRLQNLETLDLKYTNVTRLPVEILKLQKLRHLLVYRYENISYLCYKYGFKALLEIGALQSLQKLCYIEADNEGNDIIMRELGKLTQLSRLGILKLRKEDGRALCSSIMKLTNLRAISVASIEEDEILDLQHLTSPPQLLQRIYLKGRLEMLPNWLATLHSLVKLHLRWSRLKDDPLISLQSLPNLVHLELLQVYEGKTLCFKAKGFKKLRILGLDNFDELRSVEVEEGAMPSLEKLIIQRCKLLEKLPSGIEYLTKLKVLEFFDMPDELVKKFVRDEQDKDYQKVAHIPEVYYGYWRDGGWDVQSIERSSDGDTSPRQGSGMRSNQFPPCWK